One stretch of Ostrinia nubilalis chromosome 11, ilOstNubi1.1, whole genome shotgun sequence DNA includes these proteins:
- the LOC135076025 gene encoding oxygen-dependent coproporphyrinogen-III oxidase isoform X1 translates to MSYKIVVRSFRTLSYVGSYKKFKDRPINLYCAALLGAGYIAYSQHKNNKADMKEIMQLQNYMAEPITPIDKLEKTQNDMKTQMELLIMRIQAEFCRALEKEEDQAWEDEKTVDDYDFDEDLYVTYPDAKFKVDRWLRSEGGGGITCVLQDGRVFEKAGVNISVVSGTLPPAAVQQMRSRGKNLQNTDLPFFAAGVSAVIHPRNPMVPTIHFNYRYFEVQDKDGVHWWFGGGTDLTPYYLNEEDAAHFHLTLKHACDAHDETYYAKFKKWCDDYFHIPHRGERRGVGGIFFDDLDTPSQYTAFNFVTSCAEAVIPSYLPIVQKRKDDAYGYHERQWQLLRRGRYVEFNLIYDRGTKFGLHTPQARYESILMSLPLNAKWEYMHEPKANSPEEKLMKVLKEPRDWIKLENETTRKSAA, encoded by the exons ATGTCGTATAAAATAGTTGTTCGGAGTTTCCGTACACTCAGTTATGTGGGAAGCTATAAAAAGTTCAAGGATCGACCTATCAA TCTGTACTGTGCAGCACTGCTAGGCGCTGGCTACATAGCGTACAGTCAACACAAAAACAACAAAGCAGACATGAAGGAAATCATGCAGCTCCAGAACTACATGGCAGAACCCATCACGCCCATAGACAAACTGGAGAAAACACAGAATGACATGAAGACACAAATGGAACTGCTCATCATGAGGATACAGGCAGAGTTCTGTCGGGCATTGGAGAAAGAGGAGGACCag GCATGGGAAGATGAGAAAACGGTTGATGATTATGATTTTGATGAGGACCTTTATGTTACATATCCG GACGCAAAGTTCAAAGTGGACCGCTGGCTTCGCAGCGAGGGCGGCGGCGGAATCACGTGCGTGCTGCAAGATGGCCGAGTCTTCGAAAAGGCCGGCGTCAACATTTCCGTGGTGTCTGGCACCCTGCCTCCAGCCGCTGTTCAGCAGATGAGGAGCAG GGGTAAAAACCTTCAGAACACCGATCTGCCATTCTTCGCGGCCGGGGTCAGCGCAGTCATCCACCCCCGGAACCCCATGGTGCCGACGATACACTTCAACTACCGCTACTTCGAAGTTCAAGACAAAGACG GTGTTCATTGGTGGTTTGGCGGAGGCACAGATCTAACGCCATACTACTTGAATGAGGAGGATGCAGCACACTTTCACCTCACTCTAAAACATGCATGCGATGCACATGACGAAACCTATTATGCCAA ATTCAAGAAATGGTGCGACGACTATTTCCACATACCGCACCGCGGCGAGCGTCGCGGCGTCGGCGGCATCTTCTTTGATGATCTAGACACGCCCAGCCAGTACACCGCCTTCAACTTCGTCACCAGCTGTGCCGAGGCCGTCATCCCGAGCTACCTGCCCATCG TCCAGAAGCGCAAAGACGACGCGTACGGTTACCACGAGCGGCAGTGGCAGCTGTTACGGCGCGGGCGCTACGTGGAGTTCAACCTCATCTACGACCGCGGCACCAAGTTCGGGCTGCACACGCCGCAGGCGCGATACGAGTCGATACTCATGTCGCTGCCGCTTAATGCT aaatggGAATACATGCACGAACCAAAAGCAAATTCTCCTGAAGAAAAACTTATGAAAGTTTTAAAAGAGCCCCGAGATTGGATTAAACTGGAAAATGAAACGACACGGAAATCTGCTGcctga
- the LOC135076025 gene encoding oxygen-dependent coproporphyrinogen-III oxidase isoform X2, which yields MSYKIVVRSFRTLSYVGSYKKFKDRPINLYCAALLGAGYIAYSQHKNNKADMKEIMQLQNYMAEPITPIDKLEKTQNDMKTQMELLIMRIQAEFCRALEKEEDQDAKFKVDRWLRSEGGGGITCVLQDGRVFEKAGVNISVVSGTLPPAAVQQMRSRGKNLQNTDLPFFAAGVSAVIHPRNPMVPTIHFNYRYFEVQDKDGVHWWFGGGTDLTPYYLNEEDAAHFHLTLKHACDAHDETYYAKFKKWCDDYFHIPHRGERRGVGGIFFDDLDTPSQYTAFNFVTSCAEAVIPSYLPIVQKRKDDAYGYHERQWQLLRRGRYVEFNLIYDRGTKFGLHTPQARYESILMSLPLNAKWEYMHEPKANSPEEKLMKVLKEPRDWIKLENETTRKSAA from the exons ATGTCGTATAAAATAGTTGTTCGGAGTTTCCGTACACTCAGTTATGTGGGAAGCTATAAAAAGTTCAAGGATCGACCTATCAA TCTGTACTGTGCAGCACTGCTAGGCGCTGGCTACATAGCGTACAGTCAACACAAAAACAACAAAGCAGACATGAAGGAAATCATGCAGCTCCAGAACTACATGGCAGAACCCATCACGCCCATAGACAAACTGGAGAAAACACAGAATGACATGAAGACACAAATGGAACTGCTCATCATGAGGATACAGGCAGAGTTCTGTCGGGCATTGGAGAAAGAGGAGGACCag GACGCAAAGTTCAAAGTGGACCGCTGGCTTCGCAGCGAGGGCGGCGGCGGAATCACGTGCGTGCTGCAAGATGGCCGAGTCTTCGAAAAGGCCGGCGTCAACATTTCCGTGGTGTCTGGCACCCTGCCTCCAGCCGCTGTTCAGCAGATGAGGAGCAG GGGTAAAAACCTTCAGAACACCGATCTGCCATTCTTCGCGGCCGGGGTCAGCGCAGTCATCCACCCCCGGAACCCCATGGTGCCGACGATACACTTCAACTACCGCTACTTCGAAGTTCAAGACAAAGACG GTGTTCATTGGTGGTTTGGCGGAGGCACAGATCTAACGCCATACTACTTGAATGAGGAGGATGCAGCACACTTTCACCTCACTCTAAAACATGCATGCGATGCACATGACGAAACCTATTATGCCAA ATTCAAGAAATGGTGCGACGACTATTTCCACATACCGCACCGCGGCGAGCGTCGCGGCGTCGGCGGCATCTTCTTTGATGATCTAGACACGCCCAGCCAGTACACCGCCTTCAACTTCGTCACCAGCTGTGCCGAGGCCGTCATCCCGAGCTACCTGCCCATCG TCCAGAAGCGCAAAGACGACGCGTACGGTTACCACGAGCGGCAGTGGCAGCTGTTACGGCGCGGGCGCTACGTGGAGTTCAACCTCATCTACGACCGCGGCACCAAGTTCGGGCTGCACACGCCGCAGGCGCGATACGAGTCGATACTCATGTCGCTGCCGCTTAATGCT aaatggGAATACATGCACGAACCAAAAGCAAATTCTCCTGAAGAAAAACTTATGAAAGTTTTAAAAGAGCCCCGAGATTGGATTAAACTGGAAAATGAAACGACACGGAAATCTGCTGcctga